The Bacteroidota bacterium DNA window TTGATGAGAAGTCAGGGAAATCCGAACAGATTACTTTTACAAATAAAGAGATCCTGAAATCTTATACTCTTGGCAAAGTTGAGAAGCGAATGATCAAAGCAACTGATGGTAAAGAGATCCTTACATGGGTGATCTATCCTCCGAATTTTGATCCGACGAAAAAATATCCCACACTATTGTATTGTCAGGGTGGACCGCAGTCAACAGTAAGTCAGTTCTTCTCATACAGATGGAATTTCCAGTTAATGGCTGCGAATCAATATATCGTAGTCGCTCCTTGCAGAAGAGGTATGCCTGGATTTGGTCGTAAGTGGAATGATCAGATCAGCAAAGACTGGGGTGGACAACCGATGAATGATCTTTTGAGTGCAATTGATTCTGTTTCTAAAGAACCTTTTGTAAATAAGAACAGACTAGGTGCAGTTGGAGCGAGCTATGGCGGGTATTCTGTTTTCTGGCTGGAAGGAAATCACAGCAAAAGATTCAAAGCATTTATCTCTCATTGCGGTGTCTATAATCTTGAGAGTATGATGGCTACTGAAGAGTTATTCTTTAATAATTACGAAATGGACGGCGCATTCTGGAGAACTCCAAAACCAATCAGCTACGATAAATTCTCGCCACATCGTTTTGCACAAAACTGGGATACTCCCATACTGATCATTTCTAATGAAAGAGACTATCGTGTTCCATATACTCAAGGACTGGAAGCATATTCTGCTGCACGTATGAAAAGCATCCCTGCACGATTCCTGAGTTTCCCTGATGAAGGGCATTGGGTATTAAAACCACAAAATAGCATCATGTGGCAGCGTGAATTTTTCGACTGGCTTGATAAGTACTTGAAACACTAGAATTAAATTCGATTTGCTAAAAGGGCTGCAAAGGTAATGATTAAGTAAAAAATCATATTTTTGCAGCCCTTATTATATTATTGTCCGGGTGGCGAAATTGGCAGACGCACCACTTTGAGGGGGTGGCGGGAAACCGTGTGAGTTCGAATCTCATCCCGGACACTTTACAGTTTGAGTGTGTGGTGTGAAGTGTGGGAAGTAACAAACGATATTCCGCACTTTACTCTTTATACTTTCTTTTAAATTTGAAGTGTCTTCAAACTCAAACTGTCTTGCGGATACTTGCCATAATCATGTAAAGTTGTAGTAAGGTCAAATTGTTGTTTCACATTCCACACTCAAACTGACTCTCCAGCCGTTTTTAACATTTTTCCCATATTTCTTACAGTCGTAAGAGAAAGATCATCTCTCACTCAACAAAATAATTTTAGCAAGCTATAAATCTGTAGAAAAACCACAGATTTATGTCTTCAAGAAAAACCATTTTAGTTATTCTCCTTGTCATTATTAATGTAATGGCAGCTTTATATACAAAGGCATCGATAAATCCGATGAACAGTGCTCAGATAAGTACTGTAAATGCAGGAACGATTCATGGTCCGGCTGCTGTTTGTACGAATCAGTCAACAGTAGTCTACTTTGTTGATGCAATTCCCGGAGTAATCAATTACGCATGGACATTACCAGCCGGGGCGACAGTTGTTTCCGGTCAAGGGACTTCATCAATTACAATTGATTTCGGATCAACCTTTGGCGATATTTGTGTCGCTGCTGATGATGGTACCGGATTCGGTTCTCCATCTTGCCTTGCAACTTATTATGCGCCATCAAAACCATTTGCACCGGATACGATCTATGGCCAGATCAATACTGTTTGTCCCGGTCAGACTTTAACTTACAGCATCGAAGAAGATTCAATTGCTCAGGATTACAACTGGATTATTCCATCGCACATGTCAATTGTTTCCGGTGAGAATACTTCTACTATACAGGTATTAGTTGACACTGGATTTGTCTGGGGTTATTTACGAGCTTCTAAATCGAATTGCAGAGGTATTTCTGCCCAATATGTAATTGGAGTATATTCTGCACCGGCAAAACCGGGATCAGTTACCGGAGCAGCCGTTGGAGCATGTTCAAATGGAACTTATACCTATTCATTTGCACCGGTACCGGGCGCAACTTCTTATACATGGTATGCACCGCAAGGATGTGTTATTGCTTCTCCTGCGAGTTCAGGAAATCCATTAACAACATCAGCATCGACAGTTGAAATTACGTTTCCGTCAAACTTTGTTTACGGTACTCTTTACATTACATCCAACAGTGGTTGTAATTCAAGTGAACTTCGTGAAATGCAAGTTCGATCGCTTCCTCAAAAACCGGGCGCTATCAGCGGACCGTTTTATGGAGTTTGTCAATCGAATAGTGTTATGTACAGAATCGATTCTGTTGCAGGCGCAACTTCTTACAACTGGAATTTTAACAGCAGCTATGTTGTTGTTCATGGAAACGGTAACGATACTATCACAGTTGACTTCTTACCCGGATTTGATCATGCAACTTTGTGTCTGACTGCAGACAATGCTTGCGGAAGTAGTATAGCACGGTGCGGAGTTGTATTTGCTCGTCCGCAACTTTGTCACGAAATCGAAGGACCAACAGGAGCATGTAATTCCATTCCTTCAACAAGTATAGCATTTTATCAGGTCGATTCATTATATGGTGCATCCAATTATGTCTGGAATGTTCCACCGGGAGCGACAATCATTGCCGGACAGGGCACAACTGAGATCACGGTTGATTATATGGGTGCGTCGAGTGGTAATGTTTCTGTAACTGCAGAAAATTCATGCGGTATCAGCCCTGAAAGAAATTTAAGTATCGTGGTCAATCCATGTAGGATCAATAGTAGTGGAGAAGTTGTCTATAAAACAGAATTCACTGCTTTCCCAAATCCGGCAACTACTGAATTTACGATTCGCTTTGAATCACTAAAAAATACTGATTACACAATTCGTATCCTGGATATAACAGGAAGAGTTGTTGTATCAAGAAACCGTTACGCAAGTTCCGGTACCAACAATGAAATTTTCAATGTATCAGATCTGCCGCGCGGAATTTATCTGGCGGAGTTAGATCTGGATAACGACAAACAATTTATAAAAGTCGTTGTGAAATAAAGACAGGTTTTTTTGGTTAGACGAGGAGCCCCGTTTGGTAATACCAGCGGGGTTTTCTTTGACCTGGATTCTCGGATGTATGGATTAATGGGATTGACTTTAGACTTGTCAAAGTCAGAAGTAAGGTTTTTGTATCAAGTCTAATTTTTTTCAGGCTAGTTCTATCACTTTGAAACGCATACCTTTTTAGTCATAGATCTTTCATCTATGGTAAGGTTGACAAAGTATATTCCTGATGAAAGTTTATCTGTGTTAATCGAAAATGAATTTCCTGCCGACAAATTTATTTTTTCGGAAAAAATTATTTTTCCACTGATATCTGAAACTGAATAGGCCAATTTTCTTGACTGAAGGAAATTTATTTCAATATTTAATTCCTCGCTAGCAGGATTTGGAAAAATTCTCAAATGTGGTGCTTCACTTTTTGAAATTAATGTGGATCCGCAATCGATGTGAAAGTTTGGACCGCCTGATGCTACAAGATTTGAATTAACATGGGGAAATGTCTGTGCAGTCGTCAGAAGAGGTAAAGACAATTGTGGCAAGCTCGTAAAGGTGAATCCTGAGTCACTCTGTGTACCAGTGTTTACAACATTACAAGAACTGCTATCCATTAAAAGAAATCCATTGTCGGTTAACAATATCAGTTGGTTTCCGATAGACGTAATTCCGGGGTTCATCAAATTTCCGGAGATCAAGTCATAATTTGTATAAGATGACCCGGTAGAGTCCATCCTGAAAAAGCCATGATTATAACATTGCTCCTGCTCAACAAAAATACTTCCATCACTTAATACAGTAACTCCGGGTCCTCCTTGTGAAACCCATATAACATTTCCGGCTGAATCAATTTCTAATGTTTTGAAATGTGGACATGATTGCCATGTACCATGGCTGAAAGAGAAAATGATATTTCCATTTTTTAATAAAATATTTTTCGGACCTACTTTAGTGAAGCCGGGTTCACTGTTTGCTTCGTAATAATTGGTCTTCCAGTTTATAATCGAAAGTCCCGAATCGATGTTCATTCCATAGTTGTAACAGGCATTGTCAAAAATATTATATTCTATACCGGTTAAAAACAGGGTTCCATCACTCATTACAATCGGAGCAGAGAAAGGATCAAAATTCTCATATGGCAGCTTTTTATAAATAGTTCCGCTGCTATCGGCAATAAATATAACTGCATAATAATTTCCCAACGACTCGTAGGTGATCATGGCAGAGATTGCCAGTTTATTTTCTGCGGTAAAGGATAATGTTGTAAAACTCGTTTTGATGGTATCAACATCATAACTTTTTTGCCATATCAGATTTCCATCGAGGTCTAATTCAAGTAATAATCCTGATGCATGATCTGTTGTATCTGTAATTTCACCTGCTACAACAATTTTTGTACTGTCGAAGTTAAATGTAAGCTGATTAAATTTTACTGACAGACTATCACTAAATTGTTTTGACCAGATTATATCTCCAATTTTATTAATCCTTACCAATATTCCGGAAGATGGGCTATTTAAAGATTGCCCGGCAAAAATTGCTGTTGAATCATTGTCACTGATACTGGAAGTA harbors:
- a CDS encoding T9SS type A sorting domain-containing protein, yielding MSSRKTILVILLVIINVMAALYTKASINPMNSAQISTVNAGTIHGPAAVCTNQSTVVYFVDAIPGVINYAWTLPAGATVVSGQGTSSITIDFGSTFGDICVAADDGTGFGSPSCLATYYAPSKPFAPDTIYGQINTVCPGQTLTYSIEEDSIAQDYNWIIPSHMSIVSGENTSTIQVLVDTGFVWGYLRASKSNCRGISAQYVIGVYSAPAKPGSVTGAAVGACSNGTYTYSFAPVPGATSYTWYAPQGCVIASPASSGNPLTTSASTVEITFPSNFVYGTLYITSNSGCNSSELREMQVRSLPQKPGAISGPFYGVCQSNSVMYRIDSVAGATSYNWNFNSSYVVVHGNGNDTITVDFLPGFDHATLCLTADNACGSSIARCGVVFARPQLCHEIEGPTGACNSIPSTSIAFYQVDSLYGASNYVWNVPPGATIIAGQGTTEITVDYMGASSGNVSVTAENSCGISPERNLSIVVNPCRINSSGEVVYKTEFTAFPNPATTEFTIRFESLKNTDYTIRILDITGRVVVSRNRYASSGTNNEIFNVSDLPRGIYLAELDLDNDKQFIKVVVK
- a CDS encoding T9SS type A sorting domain-containing protein, giving the protein MKYFLVVAFAFFNLNLKATNLFKTLNSGNIEFTSSISDNDSTAIFAGQSLNSPSSGILVRINKIGDIIWSKQFSDSLSVKFNQLTFNFDSTKIVVAGEITDTTDHASGLLLELDLDGNLIWQKSYDVDTIKTSFTTLSFTAENKLAISAMITYESLGNYYAVIFIADSSGTIYKKLPYENFDPFSAPIVMSDGTLFLTGIEYNIFDNACYNYGMNIDSGLSIINWKTNYYEANSEPGFTKVGPKNILLKNGNIIFSFSHGTWQSCPHFKTLEIDSAGNVIWVSQGGPGVTVLSDGSIFVEQEQCYNHGFFRMDSTGSSYTNYDLISGNLMNPGITSIGNQLILLTDNGFLLMDSSSCNVVNTGTQSDSGFTFTSLPQLSLPLLTTAQTFPHVNSNLVASGGPNFHIDCGSTLISKSEAPHLRIFPNPASEELNIEINFLQSRKLAYSVSDISGKIIFSEKINLSAGNSFSINTDKLSSGIYFVNLTIDERSMTKKVCVSK